A single region of the Nisaea sediminum genome encodes:
- a CDS encoding cysteine desulfurase family protein — protein sequence MPATVYADYNATAPLRDVAVEAMSGAMRSVGNPSSVHGPGRTARAAIEKARAQVAALIGAAPQTIVFTSGGTEASALALKGAGRRRVVTSAVEHEAVLAAVPDAVRLPVDANGILDLDALRSALEADGGETLVSVQWANNETGALQPIEEIAALTRTFGALLHSDAVQAAGKLPLDVTAAGLDLLSLSAHKIGGPAGVGALYVREGLDLAAVQTGGGQEKGRRSGTENKIGIVGFGAAAGAARETLADWDRVAALRDRFEAAVRAAGPGARIFSAAAPRLPNTSCVSLSGVRGETQVIALDLAGIAVSSGSACSSGKVRRSHVLDAMDPGSADAETAIRVSLGWESIDEDVDRLVDAWCDLYNRASADTERSV from the coding sequence ATGCCCGCGACAGTCTATGCCGATTACAATGCGACCGCGCCGCTTCGGGACGTTGCCGTCGAGGCAATGTCGGGAGCGATGCGCTCGGTCGGCAATCCGTCTTCGGTGCATGGGCCGGGGCGGACCGCGCGGGCCGCGATCGAGAAGGCTCGCGCGCAGGTCGCCGCTCTGATCGGCGCTGCGCCGCAAACCATCGTCTTTACGAGCGGCGGAACAGAGGCCTCTGCGCTGGCACTCAAAGGCGCGGGCCGCCGACGGGTCGTGACCAGCGCCGTCGAGCATGAAGCGGTCCTCGCGGCGGTGCCGGACGCGGTCCGGCTTCCCGTCGACGCGAACGGCATCCTTGATCTCGATGCCCTCCGCTCCGCGCTCGAGGCGGATGGAGGTGAGACACTCGTCTCGGTGCAGTGGGCCAATAACGAAACCGGAGCCCTGCAGCCGATAGAGGAGATCGCCGCCCTCACGCGCACGTTCGGCGCGCTGCTGCACAGCGACGCCGTGCAGGCGGCCGGGAAGCTTCCGCTCGACGTCACCGCCGCCGGCCTCGATCTGCTGTCGCTTTCCGCGCACAAGATTGGCGGGCCCGCGGGAGTGGGAGCGCTCTACGTCCGCGAAGGACTGGATCTTGCGGCGGTGCAGACCGGCGGCGGACAGGAAAAGGGGCGCCGCTCGGGAACCGAGAACAAGATCGGAATCGTCGGGTTCGGCGCGGCAGCCGGAGCCGCCCGTGAAACGCTTGCCGATTGGGATCGCGTCGCCGCCCTGCGTGACCGGTTCGAGGCCGCGGTCCGGGCCGCGGGTCCGGGCGCGCGGATCTTTTCCGCCGCGGCGCCGCGGTTGCCGAACACGAGCTGCGTCTCGCTCTCGGGCGTGCGCGGCGAAACCCAGGTGATTGCGCTCGATCTTGCCGGCATCGCGGTCAGTTCGGGCTCCGCCTGCTCTTCCGGAAAGGTCCGCCGCAGTCACGTGCTCGACGCCATGGACCCGGGTTCCGCCGATGCCGAAACGGCAATCCGCGTTTCCCTTGGCTGGGAAAGCATTGACGAAGATGTCGACAGGCTTGTCGACGCATGGTGCGATTTGTACAACCGCGCGTCAGCCGACACAGAACGATCCGTCTGA
- a CDS encoding RrF2 family transcriptional regulator translates to MKFSTKGRYAVMAVCDLARHDDGRPVSLAEIASRQKISVSYLEQMFAQLRKARFVRSVRGPGGGYLLAIEPDQIKISEVMTAIEQPVRGNSDDDGMFATRGCADDPTKPLWEEVGRQVLGYLDQVTVDDIVSGRIPN, encoded by the coding sequence GTGAAATTCAGTACTAAGGGGCGATATGCCGTTATGGCGGTATGTGATCTTGCGCGACACGACGATGGCCGTCCGGTCTCGTTGGCCGAGATCGCATCGCGACAGAAAATTTCAGTCTCCTATCTCGAACAGATGTTTGCACAGCTCCGCAAGGCGCGGTTCGTGCGCAGTGTCAGAGGGCCGGGGGGCGGCTATCTGCTTGCAATAGAACCGGACCAGATCAAGATCTCCGAGGTGATGACTGCGATCGAGCAGCCGGTGCGGGGAAACAGCGACGACGACGGAATGTTCGCGACGAGGGGATGCGCCGACGATCCGACGAAACCGCTTTGGGAGGAGGTCGGGCGTCAGGTCCTCGGATATCTCGATCAGGTCACGGTCGACGATATTGTGTCGGGGCGAATACCCAATTAA
- the tyrS gene encoding tyrosine--tRNA ligase, translating to MSQFKSGFMQTMTERGFVHQCTDAEALDELLTNQVVTAYIGFDCTADSLHVGSLIQIMMLRHLQKTGHRPIVLMGGGTSKIGDPSFKDEARKLLSDDDIEHNKNGIKKVFQKFLTFGDEASDAVMCDNAEWLDGLEYIPFLRKIGQHFSVNRMLSFDSVKLRLDREQSLSFLEFNYMILQGYDFLELRRRYGCQLQMGGSDQWGNIVNGVELTRRVDQQTVFGLTTPLLTTASGQKMGKTEKGAIWLNKERLSPYDYWQFWRNTEDADVGKFLRLFTEMPLDEIARLEKLEGAELNEAKKVLANEATTLLHGKDEAEAAAETARKTFEQGALGEGLPRVPVEASRLAEGLWIVDALRLAGFAASSGEARRLIKGGGARVNDVQVTDENLKLGDGDIADGVIKLSSGKKKHVLLEV from the coding sequence ATGAGCCAGTTCAAGTCGGGCTTCATGCAGACCATGACCGAGCGCGGTTTCGTGCATCAGTGCACCGACGCCGAAGCGCTGGACGAGCTGCTGACCAATCAGGTCGTGACCGCCTATATCGGCTTCGATTGCACGGCGGACAGCCTGCATGTCGGCAGCCTCATCCAGATCATGATGCTGCGCCACCTGCAGAAAACCGGGCACCGCCCGATCGTCCTGATGGGTGGCGGCACCAGCAAGATCGGCGACCCGTCCTTCAAGGACGAGGCGCGCAAGCTCTTGTCCGACGACGATATCGAGCACAACAAAAACGGCATCAAGAAGGTCTTCCAGAAGTTCCTGACCTTCGGGGACGAGGCAAGCGATGCCGTCATGTGCGACAACGCGGAATGGCTGGACGGGCTCGAATACATCCCGTTCCTGCGCAAGATCGGACAGCATTTCTCGGTCAACCGGATGCTCAGCTTCGACAGCGTCAAGCTGCGCCTCGACCGCGAGCAGTCGCTGAGCTTCCTCGAGTTCAACTACATGATCCTGCAGGGCTACGACTTCCTTGAGCTGCGCCGGCGCTACGGCTGCCAGCTGCAGATGGGCGGCTCGGACCAGTGGGGCAATATCGTCAATGGCGTGGAGCTGACCCGCCGGGTTGATCAGCAGACCGTCTTCGGGCTGACCACGCCGCTGCTCACCACCGCCTCCGGGCAGAAGATGGGCAAGACGGAGAAAGGCGCCATCTGGCTCAACAAGGAGCGGCTCTCGCCCTACGACTACTGGCAGTTCTGGCGCAATACCGAGGATGCCGACGTCGGCAAGTTCCTGCGTCTCTTCACCGAGATGCCGCTGGACGAGATTGCCCGGCTGGAAAAGCTGGAAGGCGCTGAGCTGAACGAGGCGAAGAAGGTCCTCGCCAACGAGGCGACGACGCTGCTGCATGGCAAGGACGAAGCGGAGGCTGCGGCCGAGACCGCGCGCAAGACCTTCGAACAGGGCGCGCTCGGTGAAGGTCTGCCGCGCGTCCCGGTCGAAGCCTCCCGGCTCGCCGAGGGCCTCTGGATCGTCGACGCCCTGCGTCTCGCCGGTTTCGCCGCATCCAGCGGCGAGGCGCGCCGGCTCATCAAGGGTGGCGGTGCCCGCGTGAATGACGTTCAGGTGACAGACGAGAACCTGAAGCTCGGCGACGGCGACATCGCCGACGGTGTGATCAAGCTCTCCTCGGGCAAGAAGAAGCACGTCCTGCTGGAAGTCTGA
- a CDS encoding methyltransferase domain-containing protein, whose protein sequence is MGLNVWEIGQIAWLIENLKKRSQGGTFRTLSLGYPDLLISRPQLVALIGEEATSRVSLRENAEHIARAHKQHHLQGYVPDAKDLFAEFGSDFLAIDIQQFPTTDMVVDLNEPLPESLVGQFDLVIDPGTTEHCFNVAQCMKNSSSALKVGGGIFHLVPGSYINHGFYSFSPTFFLDYYERNGFLTLKIVQVSFDDDWNATEHDRMTFDVLDDLPAGPVLLDVIALKVEEKEITWPRQRMYGGP, encoded by the coding sequence GTGGGCTTGAATGTATGGGAAATCGGCCAGATCGCGTGGCTTATCGAGAATCTGAAAAAGCGGTCTCAAGGCGGAACTTTCAGAACGCTTAGCCTCGGATATCCGGACCTTCTGATCAGCCGTCCGCAACTGGTTGCCCTGATCGGCGAGGAAGCGACGTCCCGGGTATCGCTCCGGGAAAACGCGGAGCATATCGCGCGGGCCCACAAGCAACATCATCTGCAGGGATATGTCCCCGATGCCAAGGATCTGTTCGCAGAGTTTGGATCAGATTTTCTGGCGATCGATATCCAGCAGTTCCCCACGACCGATATGGTGGTCGACCTCAACGAGCCGCTTCCGGAGTCACTTGTCGGTCAATTTGATCTGGTGATCGATCCCGGGACGACAGAGCATTGCTTCAACGTGGCGCAATGCATGAAGAATTCCTCCAGCGCTCTCAAGGTCGGCGGCGGAATCTTCCATCTGGTGCCCGGGAGCTATATCAATCACGGATTCTATTCGTTCTCCCCGACCTTCTTCCTCGATTACTATGAGCGAAACGGGTTCCTGACCCTGAAGATAGTGCAGGTCAGTTTTGACGATGACTGGAATGCGACCGAGCACGACCGGATGACGTTCGACGTGCTGGACGATCTGCCTGCCGGTCCGGTCCTTCTGGATGTTATTGCCCTGAAGGTCGAGGAGAAGGAGATCACCTGGCCGCGGCAGCGAATGTATGGTGGTCCCTAG
- a CDS encoding anhydro-N-acetylmuramic acid kinase, whose protein sequence is MDGQKTFKAIGLMSGTSMDGVDAALIESDGEGSVRRCGFFSLPYTDEFRCRLKAILGTSEAHPELARELTERHAEAVAGLLDLEGCPASEVDVIGFHGQTILHEPHLRRTLQIGAPDLLARVTGRPVVFGLRLTDVAAGGEGAPLVPVYHRALTRSLGATVAVLNLGGVGNVTWIDGSENAGPEAMLAFDTGPANAPVDDFMRRRLGAQCDLGGALAATGKVDEERLSALLDDPYFKRRPPKSLDRDHFAARAAKAVENLSDADGAALLTAFSAAAVAAAQQWFPHPPGQWIACGGGRRNATLMRELAGWLDAPIVSSDSLGWNGDAVEAEAFAYLAIRSLLGRPLTFPGTTGVPVPLSGGTLHRPD, encoded by the coding sequence GTGGACGGGCAGAAGACTTTCAAGGCAATCGGACTGATGAGCGGAACCTCGATGGACGGGGTCGACGCGGCGCTGATCGAGAGCGACGGCGAAGGCTCCGTGCGACGCTGCGGCTTTTTCAGCCTGCCCTATACGGACGAGTTCCGCTGCCGTCTGAAGGCAATTCTCGGCACCTCCGAGGCGCACCCGGAACTCGCACGGGAGCTGACCGAGCGGCATGCGGAAGCGGTTGCCGGGCTTTTGGATCTCGAAGGCTGTCCCGCCAGCGAAGTTGACGTGATCGGCTTTCACGGCCAGACCATCCTGCACGAGCCGCATCTCCGCCGGACGCTGCAGATCGGGGCGCCGGATCTTCTGGCAAGGGTCACGGGGCGGCCGGTCGTGTTCGGTCTCCGGCTGACGGACGTTGCGGCCGGCGGGGAGGGGGCGCCGCTGGTGCCGGTCTATCACCGCGCGCTCACCCGCTCGCTCGGGGCGACGGTCGCCGTCCTGAACCTCGGCGGCGTCGGCAACGTCACCTGGATAGACGGCAGCGAGAACGCCGGTCCGGAAGCGATGCTGGCCTTCGATACGGGCCCCGCGAACGCGCCGGTCGATGATTTCATGCGTCGGCGTCTCGGCGCGCAATGCGACCTGGGTGGGGCGCTCGCGGCGACGGGCAAGGTCGATGAGGAGCGGTTGTCCGCGCTCCTCGACGATCCCTATTTCAAAAGACGTCCGCCAAAGTCGCTTGATCGCGATCATTTCGCAGCGCGCGCGGCAAAGGCCGTCGAAAACCTCTCCGATGCGGACGGCGCCGCCTTGCTGACCGCATTCTCCGCAGCCGCGGTGGCGGCAGCGCAGCAATGGTTTCCGCATCCGCCCGGACAATGGATCGCCTGCGGTGGCGGCCGCCGGAACGCGACCCTGATGCGGGAGTTGGCCGGTTGGCTAGACGCCCCGATCGTCTCGTCGGACAGCCTTGGCTGGAACGGAGACGCCGTCGAGGCCGAGGCTTTCGCCTATCTGGCGATCCGCAGCCTGCTCGGCCGTCCGCTGACCTTTCCGGGCACAACGGGAGTGCCCGTGCCGCTGAGCGGCGGCACGTTGCACCGGCCGGACTGA
- the tenA gene encoding thiaminase II: MSAALIQEGSYLDRLIRSAPEAWSAYTGHRFVAGMADGTLPEAAFRHYLGQDYLFLIHFARAYGLAVYKSERLEDMRAASAVISGILDVEMELHVKYCAGWGLSEVEMAALPEDPACMAYTRYVLERGMAGDVLDLHAALAPCVVGYGVIGQRLANDPLTRREGNPYLAWIEMYSDEEYLDLARGAAAHIEDLAARRGGEARFAELAKTFEAATVLERDFWQMGLDAVAG, from the coding sequence ATGAGCGCTGCGCTCATTCAGGAGGGAAGTTATCTCGATCGCCTGATCCGTTCCGCCCCCGAGGCCTGGTCGGCCTATACCGGACACCGCTTCGTCGCCGGCATGGCGGACGGCACGCTGCCGGAAGCGGCCTTCCGGCACTATCTCGGCCAAGACTATCTCTTTCTGATCCATTTCGCCCGCGCTTATGGGCTCGCCGTCTACAAGTCCGAGCGGCTCGAGGACATGCGCGCGGCCTCCGCCGTGATCAGCGGCATTCTCGACGTCGAGATGGAGTTGCACGTCAAATACTGCGCCGGCTGGGGGCTCTCCGAGGTGGAGATGGCGGCGCTTCCCGAAGATCCCGCGTGCATGGCCTATACCCGCTACGTGCTGGAGCGCGGCATGGCGGGCGACGTGCTCGATCTGCATGCGGCGCTTGCGCCCTGCGTCGTCGGCTACGGCGTGATCGGGCAGCGGCTTGCCAACGACCCGTTGACGAGGCGGGAAGGCAATCCCTATCTTGCCTGGATCGAGATGTATTCGGATGAGGAGTATCTCGACCTCGCCCGCGGCGCGGCGGCGCATATCGAGGATCTCGCCGCGCGGCGAGGCGGTGAGGCCCGCTTTGCCGAACTGGCGAAGACCTTTGAGGCCGCCACCGTTCTCGAACGCGATTTCTGGCAAATGGGGCTTGATGCGGTAGCGGGTTAA
- a CDS encoding alpha/beta hydrolase, with protein MPEVIMNGPEGRLEGRYVHSKKENAPIALLLHPHPQHGGTMNNKVVYSLFQNFVNRGFSTLRFNFRGVGRSQGVFDRGEGELSDAASALDWLQTYNPNAPYCWIGGFSFGAWIGMQLLMRRPEITGFISIAPPANMFDFSFLAPCPSSGLMLHGDSDDVVPPDSVKKLVDKLSTQKGITIDHVLVKNADHYFGKHLDDVNKIVTDYLNKSLPEAEQLVDAK; from the coding sequence ATGCCTGAAGTAATCATGAATGGTCCCGAGGGACGTCTCGAAGGACGTTACGTCCACAGCAAGAAAGAGAACGCGCCCATCGCCCTGCTGCTGCATCCGCATCCGCAGCATGGCGGAACCATGAACAACAAGGTCGTCTATTCCCTGTTCCAGAACTTCGTGAATCGCGGTTTCTCGACCCTGCGCTTCAACTTCCGGGGCGTCGGACGAAGCCAGGGCGTGTTCGACCGCGGCGAGGGCGAGCTCAGCGATGCCGCGTCCGCGCTGGACTGGCTGCAGACCTACAATCCGAACGCGCCCTATTGCTGGATCGGTGGCTTCTCCTTCGGCGCCTGGATCGGCATGCAGTTGCTGATGCGCCGGCCGGAGATCACCGGCTTTATCTCCATCGCCCCGCCGGCCAACATGTTCGACTTCAGCTTCCTCGCCCCCTGCCCCTCGTCGGGGCTGATGCTGCACGGCGATTCCGACGATGTCGTCCCGCCGGACTCGGTGAAGAAGCTGGTCGACAAGCTCTCCACGCAGAAGGGCATCACCATCGACCATGTCCTGGTGAAAAACGCCGACCACTATTTCGGCAAGCATCTCGACGACGTGAACAAGATCGTTACCGACTATCTCAACAAGTCGCTGCCCGAGGCCGAACAGCTGGTCGACGCGAAGTAA
- a CDS encoding ferredoxin family 2Fe-2S iron-sulfur cluster binding protein: protein MPRMTFIGRDGTRQEVDAPLGYTLLQIARENDVDIEGACEGCLACATCHVHVAAEWFDKLPAPSDDEEDMLDLAFNLSDTSRLGCQIRITEELDGLVVTLPPDGSA from the coding sequence TTGCCCCGCATGACATTCATCGGCCGCGACGGCACCCGGCAGGAAGTCGATGCCCCGCTCGGATACACGCTGCTGCAGATCGCACGCGAGAACGATGTGGATATCGAAGGGGCCTGCGAGGGATGCCTCGCCTGCGCCACCTGTCACGTTCATGTCGCAGCGGAGTGGTTCGACAAGCTGCCGGCGCCGAGCGACGACGAGGAAGACATGCTCGATCTCGCTTTCAATCTCTCCGACACCTCCCGTCTCGGCTGCCAGATCCGCATTACCGAGGAACTCGACGGGCTCGTCGTCACCCTGCCGCCGGACGGCTCGGCATGA
- the mnmA gene encoding tRNA 2-thiouridine(34) synthase MnmA, whose product MTATKLNSLGIAKAPKDTRVVVAMSGGVDSSVTAALMAEQGYDVVGITLQLYDHGAALAKKGACCAGLDIHDARNVADKLGFPHYVLDYESRFRQEVIDDFADSYLRGETPIPCVRCNQTVKFRDLLATAKDLQADVLCTGHYVRREEGPEGAELHRAIDPQKDQSYFLFATTRAQLDFLRFPLGGMEKEETREHARRFGLAIADKPDSQDICFVPNGRYAELVEKLRPGAAEPGEIVHVDGTVLGRHDGIIHYTVGQRKGLGIGGRRDEDGNADTEALYVVRLDPSARKVIVGPRAALGRDTVFVGELNWLGDALPGDEGVSIEVKLRSASRPAGATLYSNPDGSGRVVLDTPQHGIARGQAAVFYAPGDSTRVLGGGWITGTEERAEAA is encoded by the coding sequence ATGACCGCCACGAAGCTCAACTCGCTCGGTATTGCCAAGGCCCCGAAGGACACACGGGTCGTCGTCGCCATGTCCGGCGGTGTCGACAGTTCCGTGACCGCGGCGCTGATGGCCGAGCAGGGCTATGACGTGGTCGGCATTACCCTGCAGCTCTACGACCATGGTGCGGCGCTCGCCAAGAAGGGCGCCTGCTGCGCCGGGCTCGACATCCACGATGCCCGCAACGTGGCTGACAAGCTCGGCTTTCCGCATTACGTGCTCGATTACGAGAGCCGGTTCCGGCAGGAAGTGATCGACGACTTCGCCGACAGCTATCTGCGCGGCGAGACGCCGATCCCCTGCGTGCGCTGCAATCAGACGGTCAAGTTCCGCGATCTTCTGGCGACCGCGAAGGATCTGCAGGCGGACGTGCTCTGCACCGGCCATTACGTGCGCCGGGAAGAGGGGCCGGAAGGCGCGGAACTGCACCGGGCGATCGATCCGCAGAAGGATCAGAGCTACTTCCTCTTCGCTACCACGCGCGCGCAGCTCGATTTTCTCCGTTTCCCACTCGGCGGGATGGAGAAGGAGGAGACCCGCGAGCATGCGCGGCGCTTCGGTCTCGCCATCGCCGACAAGCCGGACAGCCAGGACATCTGCTTCGTGCCGAACGGCCGCTATGCCGAACTGGTCGAGAAGCTGCGTCCCGGCGCGGCGGAGCCGGGCGAGATCGTGCATGTCGACGGCACCGTGCTCGGACGGCATGACGGGATCATTCATTACACGGTCGGCCAGCGCAAAGGCCTCGGCATCGGCGGGCGCCGGGACGAGGACGGCAATGCGGATACCGAGGCGCTCTATGTCGTGCGGCTCGACCCCTCGGCACGGAAAGTCATCGTCGGCCCGCGCGCTGCGCTGGGACGGGACACGGTCTTCGTCGGCGAGCTGAACTGGCTCGGCGACGCATTGCCCGGTGACGAGGGCGTGTCCATCGAGGTCAAGCTGCGTTCGGCCTCCAGGCCGGCGGGAGCCACGCTCTACAGCAATCCGGACGGATCGGGGCGGGTGGTGCTCGATACCCCGCAGCACGGGATCGCGCGCGGCCAGGCAGCGGTGTTCTACGCGCCGGGCGACTCGACGCGAGTGCTTGGCGGCGGCTGGATCACCGGCACGGAAGAACGCGCCGAAGCGGCCTGA
- a CDS encoding MipA/OmpV family protein, with amino-acid sequence MTAQILMISALAILGSSCSVLAEEPASDWDIQIGAGAMVKPDYEGSDDYEASPLPLVNISYKDLVFLDGPSLGANLFVWNGTRPGDQLKIGPLVRYQMGRDDDDNDALNGLGSVDGSAEIGGFISYDNGPFSAGLKAFQDVGDGHEGMTVELEGGYRHRFDETWSVQAGIATTWADEDYTQSFFGIDAGQSLRSGYREYSPDAGFKDVSLSIGVNYALTENWNVTGMVGYSRLLGDVADSPIVDGQGSADAFMTGIFVGYRF; translated from the coding sequence ATGACAGCCCAGATCCTGATGATCAGCGCGTTGGCGATCCTGGGCAGTTCCTGCAGTGTATTGGCAGAAGAACCTGCGTCCGACTGGGATATCCAGATCGGCGCCGGCGCCATGGTCAAACCTGACTATGAAGGCAGCGACGACTATGAAGCCAGCCCGCTGCCCTTGGTAAATATCAGCTACAAGGATCTTGTCTTTCTGGACGGTCCGTCGCTTGGGGCCAACCTTTTCGTCTGGAACGGCACCCGGCCGGGCGATCAGCTCAAGATCGGTCCGCTTGTGCGCTATCAGATGGGACGAGACGACGACGACAATGATGCGCTGAACGGGCTCGGCAGTGTTGACGGTTCCGCCGAGATCGGCGGCTTCATAAGCTATGACAACGGGCCGTTCTCCGCCGGACTCAAAGCATTTCAGGATGTCGGAGACGGGCATGAGGGCATGACCGTCGAGCTTGAAGGCGGATACAGGCATCGTTTTGACGAAACCTGGTCCGTGCAGGCCGGAATCGCAACAACCTGGGCTGACGAGGACTATACGCAGTCCTTTTTCGGCATCGATGCCGGCCAGTCGCTCCGCAGCGGCTACCGGGAATACAGCCCTGACGCCGGGTTCAAGGATGTCAGCCTGTCAATCGGTGTCAATTACGCTTTGACCGAGAACTGGAATGTCACCGGAATGGTCGGATACAGCCGGCTCCTCGGCGACGTTGCGGACAGTCCGATCGTGGACGGACAGGGTTCCGCCGACGCCTTCATGACCGGGATATTCGTCGGCTACCGCTTCTAG
- a CDS encoding YqaA family protein has protein sequence MTRPIRLQDRQDDMLQATYDRLMRAAAHRHANYWLALISFIESSVFPIPPDTMLIPMVLADRRNAWRAAGICTAASVIGGLAGYAIGALLYETVGLPLLEFYGYAEKFAAFTAQYNEWGAWIVFGAGITPFPYKVITIASGVTHLDLAIFVIASVLARGIRFYLVAALCWRFGPAVQKTIEKNLGLWTTAAFLLLIGGFALVKFLG, from the coding sequence GTGACGCGCCCGATCAGGCTTCAGGACAGGCAGGACGACATGCTGCAAGCGACCTACGACCGGCTGATGCGGGCCGCCGCCCACCGGCACGCCAATTACTGGCTGGCGCTGATTTCCTTCATCGAAAGCTCGGTCTTCCCGATCCCGCCGGACACCATGCTGATCCCGATGGTGCTGGCGGACCGAAGGAACGCCTGGCGCGCCGCCGGAATCTGTACCGCCGCTTCTGTGATCGGCGGATTGGCCGGCTACGCCATCGGCGCGCTGCTCTACGAAACCGTCGGCCTGCCGCTGCTGGAGTTCTACGGCTATGCGGAAAAGTTCGCCGCCTTCACCGCGCAGTACAACGAATGGGGCGCCTGGATCGTCTTTGGCGCGGGGATCACGCCGTTCCCTTACAAGGTGATCACAATCGCCAGCGGAGTCACCCATCTCGATCTCGCGATCTTTGTCATCGCCTCCGTCCTGGCGCGCGGCATCCGCTTCTATCTCGTCGCGGCGCTCTGCTGGCGCTTCGGGCCGGCGGTGCAGAAGACGATCGAGAAGAACCTGGGTCTCTGGACCACCGCGGCCTTCCTGCTGCTGATCGGCGGTTTCGCACTGGTGAAGTTTCTCGGATAG
- a CDS encoding methyl-accepting chemotaxis protein codes for MVEIRIKHIAWLVICGLVAFGVVLVAAVVALHAEIGSLQDTWASLKTDSEASALLGQQISDLREVIALAFWGVPPLMVFGVAVTVWVYFFRITNPLTSLTSTTSVLAGGGTDVEVEHTDRKDEIGELARAMLVFKQNIIRESEARAEKERLQQAELEKYQQVSRLTDEFEAVIKAFMDDLTSSVADLKETAKSLDQVAGTNQSQSGQLEASAGTATQSVEMVSQAADELSRSIQRVVESVQTSSRIAAQAVEKARSADEAIATLEHNSQKIGEVVGLIRDIAEQTNLLALNATIEAARAGEAGKGFAVVANEVKNLANQTSSATGEIENHILENQDNTRNIVGIIRELSDTIDRMEQNSREVSDTMSEQHDHTRQVAMNTRQATDSAHEVNNVAASLGKSSSETLQVADRMAAASEKLDERARMLFEKVQAFLSNINRI; via the coding sequence ATGGTGGAAATCCGGATCAAGCATATCGCCTGGCTGGTGATCTGCGGCTTGGTGGCATTCGGAGTGGTTCTCGTCGCGGCAGTGGTTGCTTTGCATGCCGAAATCGGGTCTCTCCAGGACACATGGGCGAGCCTGAAAACCGATTCGGAAGCATCGGCTCTCCTCGGACAGCAGATTTCCGACCTCCGAGAGGTCATTGCGCTCGCCTTCTGGGGGGTGCCGCCGCTGATGGTCTTCGGTGTCGCGGTAACGGTCTGGGTCTATTTCTTCCGGATAACAAATCCCCTGACCTCCCTGACCTCGACGACGTCGGTGCTGGCGGGCGGCGGTACAGATGTCGAGGTCGAACATACTGACCGGAAGGATGAAATCGGCGAGCTGGCGCGTGCCATGCTCGTCTTCAAGCAGAACATCATCCGCGAGAGCGAAGCCCGCGCCGAAAAGGAGCGCCTGCAGCAAGCGGAGCTCGAGAAATATCAGCAGGTATCCAGACTGACCGACGAGTTCGAGGCGGTGATCAAGGCCTTCATGGACGATCTGACGTCTTCTGTCGCCGACCTGAAAGAGACGGCGAAGAGTCTCGACCAAGTGGCGGGAACCAATCAGAGCCAGTCCGGGCAGCTCGAGGCCTCCGCCGGTACGGCGACCCAGAGCGTCGAAATGGTCAGTCAGGCGGCGGATGAACTCTCCCGTTCGATCCAGCGGGTCGTCGAGAGCGTGCAGACCTCAAGCCGGATCGCCGCCCAGGCGGTCGAGAAGGCGCGTAGCGCCGACGAGGCCATCGCGACTCTCGAGCACAATTCCCAGAAGATCGGCGAGGTGGTCGGTCTGATCCGCGATATCGCGGAGCAGACGAACCTCCTGGCGCTGAATGCGACCATCGAGGCGGCACGCGCCGGCGAGGCGGGCAAAGGCTTCGCGGTGGTCGCGAACGAGGTCAAGAACCTGGCAAATCAAACCTCCAGTGCGACCGGCGAGATCGAGAACCACATTCTCGAAAATCAGGACAACACGCGGAATATCGTCGGCATCATCCGGGAACTCAGCGACACCATCGACCGGATGGAGCAGAACAGCCGCGAAGTCTCCGACACGATGAGCGAGCAGCACGATCACACGAGACAGGTCGCGATGAACACGCGGCAAGCGACGGACAGTGCCCACGAGGTCAACAATGTCGCAGCGAGCCTCGGAAAATCGTCGTCCGAAACGCTTCAGGTCGCGGACCGGATGGCTGCGGCTTCGGAGAAGTTGGACGAGCGCGCCCGGATGCTGTTCGAAAAGGTTCAGGCCTTCCTGTCCAACATCAACCGCATCTGA